From a region of the Haloferax volcanii DS2 genome:
- a CDS encoding DUF7490 domain-containing protein encodes MERNALLTAGAVGVVVVALVAAAVVPGVIADPTDDGPVRPGPVDVAGVSIAAGQATGETVTLEIETRIDHRGNPTQNVSVLVRAVDAESGLLTTTQELDVGTLSKDGETATTTNLTVPREGGYDVEVVLYSDDERVDEARKSVRGVSAIKPPYLQSTTSFTDSEALPPVSFAIAETGEDRTTLDLTATLTNAGDDPAEDLSVLFVLRQAESNIVASRTTVDAGTIEAGRTETVDASASVPNDYNYYIDAVLLRDGVVIDTARGAANLNPTRTISVNQTREDVELRVEDFENGDGGDAPRETAYEPTETTSSAPGFGPLVAVVGLLAAVLVARRWSK; translated from the coding sequence ATGGAAAGAAACGCCCTCCTCACGGCCGGAGCGGTCGGCGTCGTCGTCGTGGCGCTCGTCGCCGCCGCCGTCGTTCCGGGGGTCATCGCGGACCCCACCGACGACGGGCCCGTCCGTCCCGGTCCGGTGGACGTCGCCGGCGTCTCCATCGCGGCCGGACAGGCGACGGGGGAGACGGTCACCCTCGAAATCGAGACACGAATCGACCACCGAGGCAATCCCACGCAGAACGTGAGCGTCCTCGTTCGCGCCGTCGACGCCGAGTCGGGGCTGTTGACGACGACGCAGGAACTCGACGTGGGGACGCTCTCGAAGGACGGTGAGACGGCGACGACGACCAATCTCACGGTCCCCCGCGAGGGCGGCTACGACGTCGAGGTCGTCCTATACAGCGACGACGAGCGGGTCGACGAGGCGCGAAAGAGCGTCCGCGGCGTCTCGGCTATCAAGCCGCCGTACCTCCAGTCGACCACCTCGTTCACCGACAGCGAGGCGCTTCCGCCCGTCTCCTTCGCCATCGCGGAGACCGGCGAGGACCGGACGACGCTCGACCTGACGGCGACGCTGACGAACGCCGGCGACGACCCGGCCGAGGACCTCTCGGTGCTGTTCGTCCTCCGGCAGGCCGAGTCCAACATCGTGGCCTCTCGGACGACGGTCGACGCGGGGACCATCGAGGCCGGGCGAACCGAGACGGTGGACGCGTCGGCGAGCGTCCCGAACGACTACAACTACTACATCGACGCCGTGTTGCTGCGCGACGGGGTCGTCATCGACACCGCCCGCGGCGCGGCGAACCTGAACCCAACGAGGACGATTAGCGTGAACCAGACCAGAGAGGACGTGGAACTCCGCGTCGAAGACTTCGAGAACGGCGACGGCGGCGACGCACCGCGGGAAACCGCGTACGAACCGACTGAGACCACCTCATCGGCACCCGGATTCGGCCCGCTCGTGGCGGTCGTGGGACTGCTCGCGGCCGTCCTCGTCGCCCGGAGGTGGTCGAAATGA
- a CDS encoding DUF1059 domain-containing protein: MSKAMQQATCSCGFSVTSENRNEVVKVIQHHAHDEHGKEMTRDDVLAMMKQA, translated from the coding sequence ATGTCGAAGGCGATGCAACAGGCGACGTGTTCGTGCGGGTTCAGCGTGACCTCCGAGAACAGAAACGAGGTCGTGAAAGTGATTCAGCACCACGCCCACGACGAGCACGGAAAAGAGATGACGAGAGACGACGTGCTGGCGATGATGAAGCAGGCCTGA